AGAACTTACTTGGGAATTTTTGGGGTGTTGTTCGTCCGTtagaatgaagaagaaagggaagaaTTTGGTTTAAAACCCTCACTTTCGTCCGCAGATCTGCCCAGTCTATCCCgtcggacgcgcgtccgcaTTTTCTTTTCTGTTTCTGGAATTGCCGTAGCATCGGACGCGGGTCGGACGCGTCGCCGACCTGCGTCCGATTTTGCGGTCTCTGAACCTGCTTCGGCTTCTAATGGACGCGGGTCGGATGCGTGCGTCCGCCCGGGCGTCCATCAGACAGCTCTCTGAACCTTCGATCTGGGACCCCTGGACGCggaccggacgcgcgtccggtctGGCTTCCAGGTTCGGATTTTTgccaaatttgaatttttctcgtTCTTCTTCGGTCTTTTTGACTTCACCTGTTGTGGTCCTGCAAAAACATACTAAAACTAAaggtaaaatatgaaaaataaagcaggtaaaagtaaaaatagcttgggttgcctcccgaaAAGCGCCActtttaacgtctttagcccgacgtcTTGGTAAGCTTTAATCTTCGATTTGAATCAAACGCAAGATGTTCACCTCGCGTGTTTCCATTCCTCCAAAGTACTTTTTGACTTGGTGACCATTAACCTTAAATTCACCCTTTTCCGGATGTGCGATTTGAATGGTTCCATACGGAAAAACCTTGGTAACGGTAAATGGATCGGACCATCTTGACTTTAGTTTTCCCGGAAAAAGCTTTAGCCTCGAATTGAAAAAGAGGACTTGGtttccttctttgaattctTTGCCCTTTTTGATATGCTTATCATGATATAGCTTAGTTCGCTCTTTACAAGCCCGTGAATTCTCATATGACATCAACCTCCACTCTTCCAATTCATCTAATTGCCACAATCTTTGTCGACCGGCTAGGTCCATATCACTATTTAGTTTCTTTATTGCCCAATACGCCTTATGCTCTATCTCCACCGGTAGGTGGCATGCTTTCCCGTAGACTAATCTAAAAGGGGTGGTTCCGATTGGAGTTTTATAGGCCGTTCTAAACGCCCATAGCGCATCATCTAACCGATCGGGCCAATCTTTACGGTGAATTCCAACCGTCTTTTCTAAGATTGCCTTAATATCCCGGTTGGCATTTTCTACTTGACCACTCGTTTGGGGGTGGTATGGTACTCCCCCCCTATGTTGGACTCCGTACTTGGCcaaaatcttttccatagatGAATTCCTAAAATGCGTTCCACGATCACTAATTAAAACTCTTGGTACTCCAAATCTAGTGAACAACTTCTTAAGAAACCCGATAACACTCCTCGCATCGTTGTTCCTCAAGGCTTGCGCCTCCACCCATTTCGACAAATAGTCTATTGCAACTAAGATATACTTGAATCCTTTTGCACTCATGGTCCCACGAAATCAATGCCCCAGATGTCGAAAACCTCACATGCCAAGATGTATGTTTGAGGCATCTCATTTCTTGCGGTGATGTTTCCAACTCTTTGACACCTATCGCAATTTGAAACACAAATTTGAGCATCTCTAAACAACGTGGGCCAATAGAAACCCGCTTCAAGAACTTTCCTAGCGGTTCTATTGCTCGAGTAGTGACCTCCGGTCGGTCCAGCATGACAATGACCCATAATTTCCAATCCCTCTTGCCCCGCTACACATCTCCTAATAACTTGGTCCGCGCATACTCGGAAAAAGTAGGGATTATCCCAAAAATAGTGTCTACTCTCCACTATAAATTTTCTCCTTTGGTGCACGTCAAAGTAACTCGGAATAACTCCTCCTACGATATAGTTGGCAATGTCCGCATACCACGGCACCTCATCCACTTTAAACAACCTTTCCTCCGGAAAAAGTTCCGCTATTGTAGCACTCTTTTCTCCTAAGTTAGGATTCTCAATTCGGGAGAGATGATCCGCCGCCTCATTTTCTTTCCCTCTTTTATCTTTGATCTCAATATCGAACTCTTGAAGTAGAAGGACCCATCTTATCAATCTTGGTTTAGCTTCGGTCTTAGACATCAAATACCTAAGAGCCGCATGATCCGTGTAAACTATTACCTTTGACAAAAGAAGATAGGATCTAAACTTATCAAGTCCAAAGATCACCGCTAGCAACTCTTTTTTTGTGGTAGTGTAATTTTGTTGGGTTTTATCGAGGGTTTTGCTTGCAAAGGCTATAGGTTGAAAATGTTTCTCCTTTCTTTGCCCTAACACTACCCCTACCGAATAACCGCTAGCATCACACATCATCTCAAAGGCCAATTCCCAATTTGGTCCAACTAAAATAGGAGCACTCACTAACTTTTCTTTGAGGGTATTAAAAGCAACTAGGCATTCATCTCCGAACTCAAACTCTATGTCTTTTTCTAGAAGCTTGGTTAAAGGTCTAGCTATTTTGGAAAAGTCCTTGATGAAACGTCGGTAAAAACCGACGTGACCCAGAAAGCTTCTTAAACTAGTTACGGAGTTTGGAGGTGGTAGGGTGTCAATCACGGACGTTTTGGCTTTGTCTACCTCTATCCCTTTATTTGATACCTTATGACCCAACACGATGCCCTCCTCTACCATATAGTAGCACTTTTCCCAACTAAGTGCTAGGTTCACTTCTAAACAACGCTTGAGGACTTTCTCTAGATTACTTAAGCACTCATCATAGGTTTCTCCCCaaattgtgaaatcgtccatgaacACCTCCATGAACTCGCCTATATACTCCTCAAAAATTGCTAGCATGCACCTCATGAAAGTCGCCGGCGCATTGCACAAACCGAAAGGCATGCGCCGGTAGGCGAAGGTACCCATAGGACAAGTGAATGTggttttctcttgatcctctAACGCTACGGGTATTTGAAAATAACCGCTCATACCATCTAAAAAGCAATAATAAGCGTGCCCTCTTACCTTTTCAACCATTTGATCAATAAAGGGCAATGGGAAGTGATCTTTCCTAGTGGCATCATTTAATCTTCTATAGTCTATGCAAACCCGCCACCCCGTTACACTACGTGTAGGTATTAATTCATCTTTATCATTCTTTACTACCGTTATCCCCCCTTTCTTAGGCACTACGTGAGTAGGACTCACCCAAGCACTATCCGATATAGGGTAGATCATGCCTAGATCCATAAGCCTAATCACTTCATTCTTGACCACTTCGGCCATGTTGGGGTTTAATCTTCGTTGGGGTTGAGCTACGGGCTTAACATTTTCCTCTAGCAAGATTTTATGTGTGCACATGCTAGGACTTATTCCCTTCAAGTCTTGTAATTTCCAACCTATTGCTCCTTTATATTTTCCTAACAAGTTCACAAGCTTGTCTTGTTGATTTCCATCTAATTTTGAGGAGATTACTACCGGTAAAGTCGAGTCTTCTCCTAGAAAGACATATTGGAGACTATCCGGCAAAGCTTTAAGCTCACTTTTCATTTGTTTCTCTTCAATTATACTTTCTTTCCCTACTTCTTTCTCACAACTTAACAAATCATCCCTTTCACATTCCTCCCTTTCCTCCTCAACTTCTCCAAGAATTTCATGAACATATAAAGCATCATCAATACAATCGTCAAAGAAATTCACAAACTCAATATCATTCAAATCACATAAGCCATCATTATCATTCACATCATCAACATCAAGAGTATCATGCAAGGCATCATGAAAACCATTATCATTCTCACTAGACAAGGCATTCTCATCAAAAACAAAAGGTTCGAGaccattatcattatcatcacACAACAACTTCAAATAAGCGTTATTTCCCGTTTTTCCCATAAGATTGGGATAAACGGACTCAAAATGCTCGTGGAAGATGCCCACAAAATAGCACGTATCATCCGTGGTCATAGGATATTTGGTCAACTTTGAAACATCGAAGGTTGCGCATTCATCACCCACTCTAAGGACAAGCTTCCCGCTCCCCACATCGATGAGGGCACGAGCGGTTGCCAAAAATGGCCTACCTAGAATTAGTGGCACCTCATGATCGGGGTCCATGTCAATAATGACAAAGTCTACGGGAAAGATGAACTTATCAACCCTAACTAGCACATCCTCAACAACTCCCTTGGGTTGTTTGATTGACCTATCGGTTAATTGAATGCAAATACGAGTGGGCTTAAGAATGCCCAAGTCCAACTTCTTAAAGAGACAAAAAGGCATTATATTTATACTTGCCCCAGAATCCGCTAGAGCTCGGCTAAACTCGGCATCGCCTATTTGACATGGGATGGTGAAATTTCCGGGGTCCGTGAGCTTTTGTGGTTGACGGCGCACGAACGCGGATCATCCCTCTCCTAGAAAGACCGTAGTCGACTCCTCTAGCTTCTTCTTATTGGTGAGCAACTCCTTTAAGAACTTAGCATACCTCGGCATTTGACCTAGTGCATCAAGAAAAGGCAAGTTAATGTGCAATTGTTTCAAAAGTTCAAGAAATTTACCATATTGTGTGGTGTCAATGTTCTTCCTCACTCTCCCGGGGAATGGGAGCGGTGGTTGATACATCGGTAAGTCAactttttctttccctttttcttGAGCTTGGGTGGCCTAGAACTCAAAGGTAGCGATGATTCTTCCTTCTCTTGCTCTTAGTCGTCTTCAAGAATTTCTTCAActatttcttcttcaattggACTTTTGGGATTTGTGCTTTTCTTTAAGATTGGCTCCGGGAGTTCCTTGCCACTTCTAAGGGTCACGGCTTGTGCCCGCTCTCTTGGGTTGTTCACCGTGGTACTTGGAAGTGAGCCTTGTGGTCTCTCGGTTAGTGCTTTGGAATTTTGTGCCACTTGAGTCTCCAAATTTCTTAGTGAAGTGTGATGCTCTTGTCTCAAGTTCGATACATCTTGTCTTATGGTTGACATTTCTTGTCTCAAATCTTGCTTCCATTCTTGACggatttcatttttcatagtCACCATATCATGCTTGAGTTCTCCAAACATTCTAATCACCTTATCTTCGAAGCTTTCTTTTGGAGCTTCTTCTCTTGGTTGATTGTTGCCTTGGTAAATTGGTGGCCTATATGCTCCTTGAGTCGgtctttgatttttttgattGTATTGTTACCCCCGGTTCTCTTGAAAACCTCTATTGTAAGGTGCATTGTAACTCGGCCCAGGTGCATTGTAACTCGGCCCACCTTGACTAGGCCTAGGATTGAATTGGTTTTGGGATGGTTGATTGTTCCATCCTTGACCTTGCCGCCAATTTTGATTGTTGTTATTTCCATATGCATTGTAATCATTGGGTTTTTGATAACCCACGGCGTCGACATGTTCATAACCACCATCCTCATAGTTAGATGTACACTCGTGAGCCCCGTGTGCACCCCCACACTTATCACAATAGAGTGCCAAGGTCATACATGGATTTCCTCTTTCatttttgttcatcttttctaTTTGAGCTTGCAAACGCTTTACCTCAAGTCCCAATGCTTCCATTTTGGCATGGGAAGCGGTATCGGTGCTTACTTCATACAATCCTCCCTTTGACTCTCTTTGGTTGTACCAATTCCCGGTAGTCAATGAAATAGTTCCTATCAACTCTTCTGCGTCCTCGGGACTTGTAGAGACGAAAGATCCTCTAGAAGCTGAGTCCAAAAGCAATTTACACTCGTCGGTGAGGCCGGAATAGAATGAACTAATGACGTCCCATGGATGTAGAACGTCGGGTGGGCATTGATGTTTAAGTGTCTTAAACCGTCTCCATGCATCCGCTAAAGATTCCAACGACCCTTGTTTAAAGTCTTGGATTTGCTTTCTAATCTTTAAtgtcttggtcaacggaaagaACTCTTCCATGAATTCTCGGTGGAGTTATTCCCAAGATCTAAAATGGTTGTCCACGTGGGAATCAAGCCACCTTGCGGCTTCTCCTATCAACGAAAATGGGAACATTTTAAGTCTTACAACCTCCTCGGTCACTCCATTTTGACGGTACATGCCACACGATCGTATGAATCGGGTGATATGTACATGTGGATCTTCCGCCGGTAATCCTCCAAAAGGttgattttgtactagtgtaatgACGGCGGAGTTGATTTGGAAGTTAATGGCTTCAACCGGGGGGATGTAAATGGAGTTGTGGTCGCTAAAGTCCGGTGTCATATAATCCGCTATGGTTCTCCTATCCTCTCCCCTTGGTTGGTTCCTTGGTATATGTCTCGGATCATGCCTTGGTTCATTCCTTCTTGCCCTTTGTGGCTCATAATATTCATCATCATATCTTGGTTCAAAGTAAGCATCTCTCCTTGGTCTAGGAGGTTGTTGATGTTATTGTCTTGGAGGCATGTCATAGAGAGGGTTGTTGAATTGTTCTTGAAAATCCGGTGCATATCTTCTACGTGGTAGTGGTTGGTCATACGCTACATCCTCTTGTTGATATTGTGGTTGGTTGGGTGGTGGTGGTCTTTGTCGAGACTCCTCTCTTTGTGGTGGAGGTGCCTCATGGACATTGAATTGATCACCTCTAACATTTTCTCTTGGTGTGTCCGTATCGATGTGTATTGATGGTTCGTTCGTATTGACGTTAGGGATGTTTGCACTAGTAGTTGCCATGTCTTCTTCTTGATCTATTTGTTGGGATTGTTGTTCTCTATTGGCCTTCTTTCTCCTCCGATTCAATGCGTAAATCTCCGGATTAAAAGGAAGTAGACCTTCACTCCCTCTAGAGCGAGTGTGCATACAAACGCCCTTTCCCTACAAGCAATCAAAAACAAGAAAGTagttttgcaactaaaagtagttgctcACGTGTTATGCTCCAAGAGAAATGTTAAGTATTTGAAGGCAAGTAATGTGAAAAGAAGTAGAAAACAAGTAAAAAGTGGATTAGTCTCCCTACTTTAGGAACTTACTTATGCTAATCCTAATGGACTTGCTTAACTCAATACCGATGccattccccggcaacggcgtcaTTTGAAAAGTTgcgttttagcgggaggtggaaagaactaagtgttaaaacgggaagaagttcccgagtgtcggtctcaaggaaAGGCAATGAGGGAGTTGGTAAGCAAGGGATTAGTCACAAGGGTGCCTAATTTTCGAAAGCTAATCCTAAAAAGGTAGGTGTGTAAGGCATGCTATGGTAAGCAAACTAAGGTAAATGAGTAAGAAACAATCTATGTGGAAGAGGATTCGGATCAATCTAGCAAGTACGTAAGCTCTTGATTTCCTAGAGGTTTACGGTGTGGCAACACTTAAGGGATGTACTTGAGACAAAATCACAAACACCTAAGCCATTCTCATGGTCAAAGGACTCTCTTCTTCACAATAGGGTTACTCTCATAACTCCTAAGTTCAAAGAGGCATTTTAGCAAACACCTTATGTGCTTAATTTGtcttccaatcccccttctctcaaaggtgagaaggaaaagtGGTTGGAGAGGTCTAACTCACTCCCTACTCTCATAGGTGGGTGATTCTAACCCTAACTCCCTAAAACAACCGGCCAAATTGTCCTAGAGTACAAACAAACACTCCAAACACTATCAAGCATCCATTAAGTATCATTCAAACCATAATTCAAGACATTTAGCATTCAAGAGAGACATACAAGTTCAATTGATCCAAATCACAAGGAGTTTTAGCCAATCATtctaaaaatcaaaatcatcattGCAATTGATCACAAGGAAGAAAACTAGAATCAAATTCAAAGTGCAATTCAAgatcaaaaacaaaattcaagatcaacaCAACTAAACAAATCAAAAGCTAGAAATTGAATTATAGAGCTAGAAATTGGAAATGTTACTTGAATGTAGTAGGAATCTTGACATAAGCTTGAGCAATCCAAAGTTGAAGTGAAGATCTCTCTAATTCTAGCTAGtggaaatgaaaattgattggaAATTGAGTGTGGAATGGAGAGGATTTTaacctaattctagagagagaattttcctAAGATGAGCTAAGATGGAAAATGAATGATGATCCTCCTCAAAACTGCTCCAATCNNNNNNNNNNNNNNNNNNNNNNNNNNNNNNNNNNNNNNNNNNNNNNNNNNNNNNNNNNNNNNNNNNNNNNNNNNNNNNNNNNNNNNNNNNNNNNNNNNNNNNNNNNNNNNNNNNNNNNNNNNNNNNNNNNNNNNNNNNNNNNNNNNNNNNNNNNNNNNNNNNNNNNNNNNNNNNNNNNNNNNNNNNNNNNNNNNNNNNNNNNNNNNNNNNNNNNNNNNNNNNNNNNNNNNNNNNNNNNNNNNNNNNNNNNNNNNNNNNNNNNNNNNNNNNNNNNNNNNNNNNNNNNNNNNNNNNNNNNNNNNNNNNNNNNNNNNNNNNNNNNNNNNNNNNNNNNNNNNNNNNNNNNNNNNNNNNNNNNNNNNNNNNNNNNNNNNNNNNNNNNNNNNNNNNNNNNNNNNNNNNNNNNNNNNNNNNNNNNNNNNNNNNNNNNNNNNNNNNNNNNNNNNNNNNNNNNNNNNNNNNNNNNNNNNNNNNNNNNNNNNNNNNNNNNNNNNNNNNNNNNNNNNNNNNNNNNNNNNNNNNNNNNNNNNNNNNNNNNNNNNNNNNNNNNNNNNNNNNNNNNNNNNNNNNNNNNNNNNNNNNNNNNNNNNNNNNNNNNNNNNNNNNNNNNNNNNNNNNNNNNNNNNNNNNNNNNNNNNNNNNNNNNNNNNNNNNNNNNNNNNNNNNNNNNNNNNNNNNNNNNNNNNNNNNNNNNNNNNNNNNNNNNNNNNNNNNNNNNNNNNNNNNNNNNNNNNNNNNNNNNNNNNNNNNNNNNNNNNNNNNNNNNNNNNNNNNNNNNNNNNNNNNNNNNNNNNNNNNNNNNNNNNNNNNNNNNNNNNNNNNNNNNNNNNNNNNNNNNNNNNNNNNNNNNNNNNNNNNNNNNNNNNNNNNNNNNNNNNNNNNNNNNNNNNNNNNNNNNNNNNNNNNNNNNNNNNNNNNNNNNNNNNNNNNNNNNNNNNNNNNNNNNNNNNNNNNNNNNNNNNNNNNNNNNNNNNNNNNNNNNNNNNNNNNNNNNNNNNNNNNNNNNNNNNNNNNNNNNNNNNNNNNNNNNNNNNNNNNNNNNNNNNNNNNNNNNNNNNNNNNNNNNNNNNNNNNNNNNNNNNNNNNNNNNNNNNNNNNNNNNNNNNNNNNNNNNNNNNNNNNNNNNNNNNNNNNNNNNNNNNNNNNNNNNNNNNNNNNNNNNNNNNNNNNNNNNNNNNNNNNNNNNNNNNNNNNNNNNNNNNNNNNNNNNNNNNNNNNNNNNNNNNNNNNNNNNNNNNNNNNNNNNNNNNNNNNNNNNNNNNNNNNNNNNNNNNNNNNNNNNNNNNNNNNNNNNNNNNNNNNNNNNNNNNNNNNNNNNNNNNNNNNNNNNNNNNNNNNNNNNNNNNNNNNNNNNNNNNNNNNNNNNNNNNNNNNNNNNNNNNNNNNNNNNNNNNNNNNNATGTTTCCAACTCTTTGACACCTATCGCAATTTGAAACACAAATTTGAGCATCTCTAAACAACGTGGGCCAATAGAAACCCGCTTCAAGAACTTTCCTAGCGGTTCTATTGCTCGAGTAGTGACCTCCGGTCGGTCCAGCATGACAATGACCCATAATTTCCAATCCCTCTTGCCCCGCTACACATCTCCTAATAACTTGGTCCGCGCATACTCGGAAAAAGTAGGGATTATCCCAAAAATAGTGTCTACTCTCCACTATAAATTTTCTCCTTTGGTGCACGTCAAAGTAACTCGGAATAACTCCTCCTACGATATAGTTGGCAATGTCCGCATACCACGGCACCTCATCCACTTTAAACAACCTTTCCTCCGGAAAAAGTTCCGCTATTGTAGCACTCTTTTCTCCTAAGTTAGGATTCTCAATTCGGGAGAGATGATCCGCCGCCTCATTTTCTTTCCCTCTTTTATCTTTGATCTCAATATCGAACTCTTGAAGTAGAAGGACCCATCTTATCAATCTTGGTTTAGCTTCGGTCTTAGACATCAAATACCTAAGAGCCGCATGATCCGTGTAAACTATTACCTTTGACAAAAGAAGATAGGATCTAAACTTATCAAGTCCAAAGATCACCGCTAGCAACTCTTTTTTTGTGGTAGTGTAATTTTGTTGGGTTTTATCGAGGGTTTTGCTTGCAAAGGCTATAGGTTGAAAATGTTTCTCCTTTCTTTGCCCTAACACTACCCCTACCGAATAACCGCTAGCATCACACATCATCTCAAAGGCCAATTCCCAATTTGGTCCAACTAAAATAGGAGCACTCACTAACTTTTCTTTGAGGGTATTAAAAGCAACTAGGCATTCATCTCCGAACTCAAACTCTATGTCTTTTTCTAGAAGCTTGGTTAAAGGTCTAGCTATTTTGGAAAAGTCCTTGATGAAACGTCGGTAAAAACCGACGTGACCCAGAAAGCTTCTTAAACTAGTTACGGAGTTTGGAGGTGGTAGGGTGTCAATCACGGACGTTTTGGCTTTGTCTACCTCTATCCCTTTATTTGATACCTTATGACCCAACACGATGCCCTCCTCTACCATATAGTAGCACTTTTCCCAACTAAGTGCTAGGTTCACTTCTAAACAACGCTTGAGGACTTTCTCTAGATTACTTAAGCACTCATCATAGGTTTCTCCCCaaattgtgaaatcgtccatgaacACCTCCATGAACTCGCCTATATACTCCTCAAAAATTGCTAGCATGCACCTCATGAAAGTCGCCGGCGCATTGCACAAACCGAAAGGCATGCGCCGGTAGGCGAAGGTACCCATAGGACAAGTGAATGTggttttctcttgatcctctAACGCTACGGGTATTTGAAAATAACCGCTCATACCATCTAAAAAGCAATAATAAGCGTGCCCTCTTACCTTTTCAACCATTTGATCAATAAAGGGCAATGGGAAGTGATCTTTCCTAGTGGCATCATTTAATCTTCTATAGTCTATGCAAACCCGCCACCCCGTTACACTACGTGTAGGTATTAATTCATCTTTATCATTCTTTACTACCGTTATCCCCCCTTTCTTAGGCACTACGTGAGTAGGACTCACCCAAGCACTATCCGATATAGGGTAGATCATGCCTAGATCCATAAGCCTAATCACTTCATTCTTGACCACTTCGGCCATGTTGGGGTTTAATCTTCGTTGGGGTTGAGCTACGGGCTTAACATTTTCCTCTAGCAAGATTTTATGTGTGCACATGCTAGGACTTATTCCCTTCAAGTCTTGTAATTTCCAACCTATTGCTCCTTTATATTTTCCTAACAAGTTCACAAGC
This region of Ipomoea triloba cultivar NCNSP0323 chromosome 15, ASM357664v1 genomic DNA includes:
- the LOC116005715 gene encoding uncharacterized protein LOC116005715 → MSAKGFKYILVAIDYLSKWVEAQALRNNDARSVIGFLKKLFTRFGVPRVLISDRGTHFRNSSMEKILAKYGVQHRGGVPYHPQTSGQVENANRDIKAILEKTVGIHRKDWPDRLDDALWAFRTAYKTPIGTTPFRLVYGKACHLPVEIEHKAYWAIKKLNSDMDLAGRQRLWQLDELEEWRLMSYENSRACKERTKLYHDKHIKKGKEFKEGNQVLFFNSRLKLFPGKLKSRWSDPFTVTKVFPYGTIQIAHPEKGEFKVNGHQVKKYFGGMETREVNILRPQQVKSKRPKKNEKNSNLAKIRTWKPDRTRVRSASRGPRSKVQRAV